The Malus domestica chromosome 13, GDT2T_hap1 genome includes a window with the following:
- the LOC103423901 gene encoding uncharacterized protein, giving the protein MKNKASVFLKQIITLLSSIAKAKSLAIKSKTSAAKARLIMFSLVKNKKVLMDTVSHKIHSLLGHDHRDQEEEEEEGDQNKSKTSAAKARLIMFSLVKNKKVLMDTVSHKIHSLLGHDHRDQGEEEEGDQNKALVLYNAMANEYSHTAGTSSYMRRYNGEDEEEDDDDDKYPDLTHSLFDENENFDDVKAGGSVIDLVKNSKEEGQDFKLEDEIDHVADLFINRFHKQMRLQKLLSFKRHQEMLDRSV; this is encoded by the coding sequence ATGAAGAATAAGGCTTCTGTTTTCTTGAAGCAGATAATCACATTGTTGAGCTCAATAGCCAAAGCCAAGTCCCTCGCCATCAAGAGCAAAACCAGCGCCGCTAAAGCTCGCCTGATAATGTTTTCATTGGTGAAGAACAAGAAGGTTTTGATGGACACTGTGTCGCACAAGATCCATAGCCTTTTAGGTCACGATCACCGTGatcaagaggaggaggaggaggaaggagaccAAAACAAGAGCAAAACCAGCGCCGCTAAAGCTCGCCTGATAATGTTTTCATTGGTGAAGAACAAGAAGGTTTTGATGGACACTGTGTCGCACAAGATCCATAGCCTTTTAGGTCACGATCACCGTGATCaaggggaggaggaggaaggagaccAAAACAAGGCGCTTGTTCTCTACAATGCCATGGCCAATGAGTACTCGCATACAGCTGGTACTTCAAGCTACATGCGAAGGTACAATGGTGAagatgaggaggaggacgatGACGATGATAAGTACCCTGATCTCACTCACTCGTTGTTCGATGAAAATGAGAACTTTGACGATGTCAAAGCTGGCGGGTCTGTGATCGATCTGGTGAAGAATTCCAAAGAGGAAGGACAGGATTTCAAGCTGGAAGACGAGATAGACCACGTTGCGGATTTGTTCATTAACAGGTTTCACAAACAAATGCGCTTGCAAAAGCTTCTATCCTTCAAAAGGCATCAAGAAATGCTCGACAGAAGCGTCTGA